A genomic segment from Corylus avellana chromosome ca5, CavTom2PMs-1.0 encodes:
- the LOC132180314 gene encoding hypersensitive-induced reaction 1 protein-like, translating into MGNLFCCVQVSQSTVAVKETFGKYNEILEPGCHCVPWFLGKKLAGHVTLRLQQLDVRCETKTKDNVFVNVVASVQYRVLADKAGDAFYKLSNPKTQIQAYVFDVIRASVPKLELDNVFEQKNEIARAVENELEKAMSAYGYEIVQTLIVDIEPDVHVKRSMNEINAAARMRLATNEKAEAEKIIQIKRAEGEAESKYLSGVGIARQRQAIVDGLRDSVLGFSVNVPGTSAKDVLDMVLITQYFDTMKEIGASSKSSAVFIPHGPGTVRDIATQIRDGLLQASSSH; encoded by the exons ATGGGTAACCTATTTTGCTGTGTGCAAGTCAGCCAATCCACAGTTGCCGTCAAGGAGACATTTGGGAAGTACAATGAAATACTCGAGCCTGGATGCCATTGTGTACCTTGGTTTCTTGGAAAAAAGCTTGCTGGCCATGTCACACTTAGGTTGCAGCAGTTGGATGTGCGTTGTGAGACAAAGACAAAG GACAATGTCTTTGTTAATGTCGTTGCATCGGTTCAATACCGTGTTCTGGCTGATAAGGCGGGTGATGCTTTCTACAAACTCAGCAATCCTAAAACCCAAATCCAAGCCTATGTGTTTGATG TAATCAGAGCAAGTGTTCCAAAGCTAGAGTTAGATAATGTCTTCGAGCAAAAGAATGAGATTGCGAGAGCTGTTGAAAATGAGCTTGAAAAG GCCATGTCTGCTTATGGGTATGAGATTGTCCAGACACTCATCGTTGATATAGAACCAGATGTGCACGTGAAGCGATCGATGAATGAAATTAATGCCG CTGCAAGAATGAGGCTAGCAACTAATGAGAAAGCAGAAGCAGAGAAAATTATACAGATTAAGCGAGCAGAGGGTGAGGCTGAATCCAAGTATCTCTCAGGAGTTGGAATCGCCCGGCAGCGGCAGGCAATCGTTGATGGTCTGAGAGACAGTGTGCTTGGTTTCTCAGTCAATGTGCCAGGAACCTCTGCTAAAGATGTGCTGGATATGGTCCTTATCACACAGTACTTTGACACCATGAAGGAAATTGGCGCTTCCTCCAAATCCTCGGCAGTGTTCATTCCACATGGACCAGGTACTGTGCGTGACATTGCCACCCAGATTCGAGATGGGCTGCTTCAAGCATCATCCTCTCACTAG
- the LOC132180713 gene encoding hypersensitive-induced response protein 1 has product MGQAFGCIQVDQSNVVIREHFGKFDDVLEPGCHCLPWCLGYQVAGGLTLRVQQLDVRCETKTKDNVFVNVVASVQYRAIAEKASDAFYRLTNTKEQIQSYVFDVIRASVPKLNLDAVFEQKNEIAKAVEDELEKAMSTYGFEIVQTLIVDIEPDVQVKRAMNEINAAARLRLAANEKAEAEKILQIKRAEGEAESKYLSGLGIARQRQAIVDGLRDSVLAFSENVPGTSAKDVMDMVLVTQYFDTMKEIGASSKSSSVFIPHGPGAVRDVATQIREGLLQAGST; this is encoded by the exons ATGGGTCAAGCATTCGGTTGCATTCAGGTGGATCAGTCAAATGTTGTTATCAGGGAACATTTTGGAAAGTTTGATGATGTGCTTGAGCCAGGATGTCACTGCTTGCCTTGGTGTCTTGGATACCAGGTAGCTGGTGGACTCACACTGCGTGTGCAACAACTTGATGTTCGATGCGAAACAAAAACTAAG GATAATGTCTTTGTCAATGTGGTTGCATCTGTTCAATATCGTGCCATTGCTGAAAAAGCATCTGACGCTTTCTATAGGCTCACCAATACCAAGGAGCAGATCCAATCATATGTTTTTGATG TTATCAGGGCAAGTGTCCCAAAATTGAACTTGGATGCTGTCTTTGagcagaaaaatgaaattgcaaAAGCTGTGGAAGATGAGCTGGAAAAG GCCATGTCTACTTATGGGTTTGAAATAGTTCAGACCCTTATTGTGGACATAGAGCCAGATGTTCAAGTGAAGAGAGCAATGAACGAGATAAATGCAG CCGCTAGACTGAGGTTGGCAGCAAATGAGAAGGCTGAAGCTGAGAAAATATTGCAGATCAAGAGAGCTGAAGGAGAGGCGGAGTCAAAATACTTGTCGGGGCTTGGCATTGCTCGTCAGCGCCAGGCCATTGTTGATGGGCTGAGGGACAGTGTACTTGCCTTCTCTGAGAATGTGCCTGGAACATCTGCCAAGGATGTCATGGACATGGTGCTTGTGACTCAGTACTTCGACACCATGAAGGAGATTGGAGCATCCTCAAAGTCCTCGTCTGTTTTCATCCCACATGGACCTGGTGCAGTGAGAGACGTTGCTACACAAATTCGAGAAGGTCTTCTTCAAGCCGGTTCTACCTAG